The Thermasporomyces composti region GGCCCAGCGGACCACGTGTGAGCAGTTGGTGCCCTTCGAAGTCCTTGCCCAGGCCGTGGCTGCGGTAGAGCAGGACGCCGACGACCTCGCCGTCGTGGCGGGCCAAGGCGACCCAGCGGTCGTCCTTGCTCCGGTACCGCGCCATGGCCTCGGGGGAGTACAGCGAGAAGCCGTGCCGCTCGAGCAGCAGGTGCTCGAGCGCCTGGCGGAACTCGTCGAGCGCTTCGCCGATTCGGTGGAGGGTCACCTCGCCGGGGATCGCGTCGGCGCGAAGGAGCCGGTCCAGCCCGTCGGGGAACAGCCGGATGCGGCGAGGCATGGGGAAGCCGACGTAGCCGAACCGCTCGTAGAACGACGGTCGGAACGGGTACAGCGTGCTGACCACGTGCCCGGCGTCCCGCATCGTCTCGTGGAGCTGGGTGAGCAGGGTGCGAATGTGTCCACGCCGTCGCGCCGCGGGGTGGGTCGCCACACCGCTCACCCCCATCATGGGGAGGATCACGCCGCGGACGTTCTGCCGCATGGGGATGCCCACGACCACGGCGGACGGCTCGGCGCCGTCGAAGGCGACGAGCCGTACCTTGTCGTCCTCCTCCTCGGCGGGTGCCGCTGGCTCGTCGCTGGTGGGGACGGTGGGCGTCGTGCCGAAGGCGTACGCCTGCAACGGCTCGACGGTGGTCGCCGCTTCCGCGCGACTGACGCGTCGGATGGTCGGCGGGGTGGGGGCATCTCCCGACGGGGACTCGTCAGCGCCTCCGGCTACACCGGTCGCGTCGAGGTGAGGCTCGATCGTGTCCACGCGTCGACTCTAGGGCCTACCGTCCCCACCTTGCCTGTCGCGGGCGGCGCGGCCGATCCGGCGGCACGCTGCCGATAGCCGGCGACACGCTGCCGATAGTCCGTCGGGGTCAGTCCCACGAGCGCGCGGAAGCGTCGCGCGAAGTACGTGGGGTCGGGCCAGCCCACGAGGGCGCCGACGCGGGCGACCGGAAGGCTCGTCCCCGCCAAGAGCTCGGCCGCCTTCTCGGCGCGCACCCGGGCGAGGTAGGCGATCGGAGGCAGCCCGAGGTGGCGACGGAAGAGACGGGTGAGGTACGCCGGGTCCAGATGGACGAGGGTCGCGGCCTCCTCCAGGGTCCACGGATGCGCTGGAGCGGCCTGGAAGCGTGCCACCACCGTCGACACCGCCGGATGCGGGGGAGTACGCCGCGGCGCCCCGTTGGCCGGCGCACTGTCCGGTGTCCGAGCGAGCCGGCCGAGGACGGTGAGGAGGTGGCCGAGGAGGAGAACGCGCTGGTGGGGCTCGTCGGCCAGGCGTCGTCCCAGGACGTCGATCGCGGTCACTGCTTCGTCGGCGTCCCGGCCACTGATCGACGTCCAGAAGACGCCCTGACGTCCGTTGCCCGCGCTTCCCAAGAGCTCTCGTAGACCGGGGTCGTCGCGCAGCATGGCGAGGTCGGTGCCCAACGCGACAGGCGACAGGCAGGTGTTGGCGACGACGAGTCGGCGACACGACGCGAAGCCATGCCAGGCGCCTGGACGAAGGACGATCACGGTGCCACGACGAAGCGGTATGCGACCTTGTGCGGACACGTGGACGCCCGACCCGCCGCCCACGACGGCGATCTCGACGAAGTCGTGCGCGTGGATCTCGCTGTCGCCGTCGAGCTCGTGGACACCGGCGTGGATGGGGAGGGCCGCCAGCGTGAACAGGTCGTGCTCGCGGTAGACCGGGGCGGGCACGTCGGGCGCGACGCCCATGTCAGGATCGTACGACCGTCGGTCGACATCGCCCTAGCTCCCGGCCGGCCTTGGCCGCGACTCTCGAAGCGTCGAGGCTCGCCCCGCCCAGAGCGGCTCAGCGTCAGGTGGGTCGAGATCGCTGACGCGGAGCCCATCGACGCGGAAGGACAGTCGTTGACGCGGAAGGAGTCGCCATGACGGTGGCAGAGGCAGTCACGTGGCGCCGCGACGTTGACTCATCGGGGACGATCCCGGACGAGCTCGTCGAGGCGTATCGGAGGGACGGGTTCGTCCGCGTCCGCGGAATCCTCGAGCCCGACGAGGTGGAGCGTTTCCGTCAGGCGGCGCAGGCCTACCTGGAGGCGCACCGCGCGGAGGACTACTCACGTCACTCGGTGTTCACCCAGCTGGTGAACGTCTGGCAGCACGACGAGGTGCTCCGGGAGCTGACCCTGCACCCGCGTCTGGCGCGGGTGGCCGAGCAGCTGGCCGGTGTGCGCCTGCGGATCTGGCACGACCACATGCTGGTGAAGGAGCCGCACAACAACGTCGCCACGCACTTCCACCAGGACCGGCCGTACTGGCCGCACACGGGTGAAACGCTGTCGCTGTCGGCGTGGGTGGCGCTCGTCGACGTCCCACCCGAGCGCGGCTGCATGTCGTTCCTGCCGGGCACCCACGGTCTCACCGGGTACCGGCCTCAGGACCTCCACGACGAGGAGGACCTGTTCCGTGTCAACCCGGAGTTGCGTTGGCACCCACGGGTGACGATTCCGCTCCGTGCGGGTGACTGCACCTTCCACTCCAGCTACACCGGCCACATGGCCCTCCCCAATACGACGAGCATGGCCCGGCTGGCGTTCGTGATCGCCTACATGGACGCCGACACCACCTACTCCGGGGCGCCGCACGTCGTGACTGACCCGCTCGGTCTGCGGCCCGGTGATCGGCTCGATGGTGAGGCCTTCCCTCGTCCGCTGGACTGAGCTCCTCACGCGGACGACGTGAGACACGGCAGCGGTCACGCGTGGCGCGCTCCTCCGCTCGGCCACGCGTGACCGCCCGTCGCGAGACCCTGACCGGCGCGCCGCCTCCTTGAGACAATCGGCTCGATGCCGGATCTCATTGCGCTCCTCACCGACTACGGCACCCGCGACGGCTTCGCGGCCGTGTGCCACGGCGTCATCGCCCAGGCCGCGCCGGAAGCCCGGGTGATCGACATCAGCCACGACGTCCCACCCCAAGACGTCCGGCACGGTGCCAGGGTGCTCGCCCGGGTGGTGCCGTACTTCCCGCCCGCGATCTACCTCGCCGTGGTCGACCCAGGGGTTGGGACCGCGCGACGCGGGCTCGCCCTGCGGGCCGGCCACAGTCTCTTGGTCGGACCGGACAACGGCCTGCTCATCCCCGCTGCGCGCGCGCTCGGCGGGGTGACCGAGGCGTACGCGCTCACCAACGTCGCGTTGTGGCTGCCCGACGTCGACCGGACCTTCCACGGTCGGGACGTCTTCGCGCCGGTCGCGGCGTACCTGGCGCGTGGCGGCCCGTTGAAGGAGGTGGGCGAGCCGGTCGACGTCGACAGCCTCGCCCAGCTGCCGACGCCGCTGTGCCAGGTGACGGGTGACGCGGTGACCTGCGAGGTCACCTATGTCGATCGGTACGGCAACGTGCAACTGGCGGGCGGGGAGAGCGAGGTCGAGCTGGTCCGCGACTGGGCCGGGCAGGGCCGGATCGGCGTCGAGGCTGGTGAGGTCCAGGACGACGCGACGGTGGCGTCCACCTTCGGCGACGTCGCCGACGGCGAACTGCTCGTCTACCAGGACTCCGACGGCCGCCTCGCGCTCGCGGTCAACAACGGTGATGCGGCGCGACGGCTGCGCGCGGTGCCGGGCGACCTGGTGACACTGCGGCCGGTGGAGGCGCGCTGACCTCGCGGCGGTTTCCGGGTACTCCGGTCAGCCGGGCTGGTGCGCCGCGCGGAACCGTTCCTGGGAGGCGCGGATCTCCGCCTCGGCTTCCGCCCGACCGACCCAGCGCGCACCCTCGACGGACTTGCCGGGCTCGAGCACCTTGTAGACCTCGAAGAAGTGGCGGATCTCCAAGAGCTGGAACTCCGGCAGGTCCTCGACATCCTGGACGTGGCTCATCCGCACGTCGGTGCTCTGGACGCAGAGCACCTTGTCGTCGGGGCCCTTTTCGTCGCGCATCCGGAACATCCCGATCGCCCGGGCGCGGACCAGGCAGCCGGGGAACGTGGGCTCCTCGAGGAGGACGAGAGCGTCCAGCGGGTCCTCGTCCTGGCCGAGCGTGCCCTCGATGAAGCCGTAGTCGGCCGGGTAGAGCGTGGCGGTGAACAGCGTGCGGTCGAGCCGGATCCGGCCCGTCGCGTGGTCCATCTCGTACTTGTTGCGCTGCCCCTTGGGGATCTCGATCGTGACGTCGACGTCCACGGCCGCCCCTCTCCTCGGCCTACCGCTCCAGTCTGCACCCGAGCGCGTGCCCTGCGTAGCGCGGCCGTTCAGTGACGGAGGAGGGGTGCGGGACGTCCCGCTGGCCCCTTAGGGTCCCGTCTCACCGGGTACGGCTTACTCCGGGGGGATTGACGATGACGCGAGGTCTACGGGGGGACGACGCCTGGACGTCCGATGACCGGAAGGTCGGCTGGACACGAGCGGATGACCGGTCCGCTGGTCACGTTCACGCGAGTCGCCGGAACCCCCGGGACGAGCACCCTCGGGACCACCACGGGGGACGCCGGCCGCCCGGTCACCGGCGCCTCACGAGGCCGCGGCGAGTGCTCAGCAGGCGACGACAAACCGGGCGACGACAAGCCGGAAGGGTGAGCCTCACGGTCGCGCTGGCGCTGCTCGTGGCCTTCGCCGTCGTCGGCCTCGGCGCTGCCGTCGTCCTCACCAACGGGGTCCTGGCGGGAGCCGAGAGAACCGCCAAGGAGCCCGCGGCCACCGCGCCGACGAAGGCGACCTCCCGCCCGACGCCGTCCCCGACCCCCACGGTCGAGCGGTTGGCCGGTCCGGTCCTGCCGGTACGCGACGCGGCCACGCTTCCCACGAAGGAAGGCCTGGCCGCCGCCCTCGGGCCGATCCTCGCCTCACCCGACCTCGGCTCTCATGTCTCGGTGGCCGTTCGCGACGTCGCGACCGGCCGGCTCCTGTACGGCAAGGACCCGCACGGCGCCTACATCCCGGCGTCCACGACGAAGATCCTCACCTGCGTGGCGGCCTTGGCCGCCCTGGGACCCGACCACCGCTTCGAGACCAAGGTCGTCACCGGCAGCGCACCGGACCAGATCGTGCTCGTCGGCGGCGGCGACCCCTTCCTGGCCACCGAGGCGGCGAGGAAGCGGGCCACCGGTTCCAAGGCCTACCCTGTCCCGGCCACGATCGAGCAGCTCGCCGCCGAGACCGCGAAGCAGTTGCGCGTCGCCGGCACCAAGCGGGTGCGGGTCCTCGTCGACGACACCCTCTTCCGCGACCGGTCGAGCCCCACCTGGGAGAGCCAGTACATCCCGACCGGTGTGGTGTCGCCGCTGTCCGCGCTGTGGGTGAACGAGGCGAAGCTGTCGTGGCCGTCCTGGCAGCCGCGGGCCAAGGACCCCGCGCTCAACGCGGCGGACGCCTTCATCGAGGCCTTGCGGGAGGCCGGTATCGCCACCGTGGGCGAGCCGGCCAGGGGACGCGCGCCGGCCCAGGCCCGCGTGATCGCCTCCATTCAGTCGCCGCGACTCGACGCGATCGTGGAGCGGGTGATCCGCATCAGCGACAACGATGGGGCGGAGGTGCTCGCGCACCACGTCGCGCTCGCCGAGGGGAAGCCGGCGACGTTCGAGGGAGCCGCTGCCGCGGTGAAGGCGGTGCTGGGTCGGCTCGGCGTCCGAAGCCTCGAGGAGATCCAGCTCTACGACGGCAGCGGGCTGTCCCGCGACGGTCGGCTCAGCGCCAACGTCCTCACCGAGACCATCGTGGTGGCCGCGAGTCCGGAGCATCCCGAGCTGCGGGCCGTGCTGACCGGTCTTCCGGTGGCTGGGTACGACGGAAGCCTGGAGAAGCGCTTCTACCACGACCCGTCCGACCCCGGGGTCGGCATCGTGCGCGCCAAGACCGGGACCTTGAGCGGTGTGTCGTCGCTCGCCGGAGTCGTCACGACCAGGGACGGCGCCGTCCTGGCTTTCGCCCTCATGACCGACAAGGCCACGACCGGCGACCCGCGCCCACCACTCGACGAGCTCGCAGCGGCGCTCGCGGAGTGCGGCTGCCGCTGACGGGCTGTCGCTCACGGCGCCCTTGGGCCGTCGACCAGCGTGACGGGCCAGGCCTGCGGGGTGGACCTGGCCCGATTCGCCCGGTGCGGCCGATAAGGCCGGGCGCCCGCCTGTTCCCATCGGTCGGAGCACCACCGGTATGACCGCGTACGGTGGGGGCATGAGCGAAACCGCCGCAGCCCAGGGCGGCGACGACGTCATGGTCGACTGGGACGTCGCCCGCGCCACCGCGTTCCGGCTCCTACGACCGGGTCCCGACGTCACCGTGGAGGAGGCCCGCGAAGCAGTCGCCGAGCTCCGGGAGTTCGCCACGAAGGCGGAGGAGCACGTCCGGGCCTACACCGGTCTGCACGCCGCCGGCGGACGGGCCCCTGTCCTCGTCGTCGACCGGAAGGGCTGGGTCCAGGCCAACCTGGACGCCTTCCGCGGGGTGTTGCGTCCGCTGACGACCAAGCTCGCGGCCAAGCGTGGGGCCCCCGTCTCGTCCCCGCTGGCGAGTGTCGGTCCTCGGCTCACCGGGGTGGAGGCCGGTGCGCTCCTGGCGTTCCTGTCCACCAAGGTGCTGGGACAGTTCGATCCGTTCTGGGCGGACGCCGCCTCGGTACCGAGTCCGCGGACGAGCGCGGAGCTGGACGGCGGGTCGGCCGGTGAGCCGGGCCCGTCCGTGAACGGCCCTGGCGCGGTGGGTCGGTTGCTCCTCGTGGCCCCCAACGTC contains the following coding sequences:
- a CDS encoding GNAT family N-acetyltransferase produces the protein MDTIEPHLDATGVAGGADESPSGDAPTPPTIRRVSRAEAATTVEPLQAYAFGTTPTVPTSDEPAAPAEEEDDKVRLVAFDGAEPSAVVVGIPMRQNVRGVILPMMGVSGVATHPAARRRGHIRTLLTQLHETMRDAGHVVSTLYPFRPSFYERFGYVGFPMPRRIRLFPDGLDRLLRADAIPGEVTLHRIGEALDEFRQALEHLLLERHGFSLYSPEAMARYRSKDDRWVALARHDGEVVGVLLYRSHGLGKDFEGHQLLTRGPLGRMLLLRWLARHHDQHAAFTLELPPDERPDLWYVDIRYTDETKVAGPLHSAPMGRVLSVPGLAGLRVGAARATVEVVDDPFVAGTWTFDGSTGSLEVRSGGTPTATLTSHGLAALVYGVLDPTEIHLRGYGTMDAATAQTLRTLFPAATPYLYASF
- a CDS encoding helix-turn-helix domain-containing protein; this translates as MGVAPDVPAPVYREHDLFTLAALPIHAGVHELDGDSEIHAHDFVEIAVVGGGSGVHVSAQGRIPLRRGTVIVLRPGAWHGFASCRRLVVANTCLSPVALGTDLAMLRDDPGLRELLGSAGNGRQGVFWTSISGRDADEAVTAIDVLGRRLADEPHQRVLLLGHLLTVLGRLARTPDSAPANGAPRRTPPHPAVSTVVARFQAAPAHPWTLEEAATLVHLDPAYLTRLFRRHLGLPPIAYLARVRAEKAAELLAGTSLPVARVGALVGWPDPTYFARRFRALVGLTPTDYRQRVAGYRQRAAGSAAPPATGKVGTVGPRVDAWTRSSLTSTRPV
- a CDS encoding phytanoyl-CoA dioxygenase family protein, which translates into the protein MTVAEAVTWRRDVDSSGTIPDELVEAYRRDGFVRVRGILEPDEVERFRQAAQAYLEAHRAEDYSRHSVFTQLVNVWQHDEVLRELTLHPRLARVAEQLAGVRLRIWHDHMLVKEPHNNVATHFHQDRPYWPHTGETLSLSAWVALVDVPPERGCMSFLPGTHGLTGYRPQDLHDEEDLFRVNPELRWHPRVTIPLRAGDCTFHSSYTGHMALPNTTSMARLAFVIAYMDADTTYSGAPHVVTDPLGLRPGDRLDGEAFPRPLD
- a CDS encoding SAM hydrolase/SAM-dependent halogenase family protein, which produces MPDLIALLTDYGTRDGFAAVCHGVIAQAAPEARVIDISHDVPPQDVRHGARVLARVVPYFPPAIYLAVVDPGVGTARRGLALRAGHSLLVGPDNGLLIPAARALGGVTEAYALTNVALWLPDVDRTFHGRDVFAPVAAYLARGGPLKEVGEPVDVDSLAQLPTPLCQVTGDAVTCEVTYVDRYGNVQLAGGESEVELVRDWAGQGRIGVEAGEVQDDATVASTFGDVADGELLVYQDSDGRLALAVNNGDAARRLRAVPGDLVTLRPVEAR
- a CDS encoding inorganic diphosphatase — translated: MDVDVTIEIPKGQRNKYEMDHATGRIRLDRTLFTATLYPADYGFIEGTLGQDEDPLDALVLLEEPTFPGCLVRARAIGMFRMRDEKGPDDKVLCVQSTDVRMSHVQDVEDLPEFQLLEIRHFFEVYKVLEPGKSVEGARWVGRAEAEAEIRASQERFRAAHQPG
- the dacB gene encoding D-alanyl-D-alanine carboxypeptidase/D-alanyl-D-alanine endopeptidase: MSLTVALALLVAFAVVGLGAAVVLTNGVLAGAERTAKEPAATAPTKATSRPTPSPTPTVERLAGPVLPVRDAATLPTKEGLAAALGPILASPDLGSHVSVAVRDVATGRLLYGKDPHGAYIPASTTKILTCVAALAALGPDHRFETKVVTGSAPDQIVLVGGGDPFLATEAARKRATGSKAYPVPATIEQLAAETAKQLRVAGTKRVRVLVDDTLFRDRSSPTWESQYIPTGVVSPLSALWVNEAKLSWPSWQPRAKDPALNAADAFIEALREAGIATVGEPARGRAPAQARVIASIQSPRLDAIVERVIRISDNDGAEVLAHHVALAEGKPATFEGAAAAVKAVLGRLGVRSLEEIQLYDGSGLSRDGRLSANVLTETIVVAASPEHPELRAVLTGLPVAGYDGSLEKRFYHDPSDPGVGIVRAKTGTLSGVSSLAGVVTTRDGAVLAFALMTDKATTGDPRPPLDELAAALAECGCR